From the genome of Candidatus Aegiribacteria sp., one region includes:
- a CDS encoding HAD family phosphatase, with protein sequence MNTKPVTSNLKCAWSTANSVLFDFDGVLADSEPFFRKSWNIALEPWNHCISKQDYWKYWSSLGEGLDGEILRCGLEGLDIQRIRKRQKKAYEGFVNDGLVPLFPQTARLLEILSSKEFSFKRPYGIASNTPFNLVRKILIAGGAPVPLVVGGDRLRKKPSPDIFLRASSILGCNPSSTLVFEDSWKGITAAEGGGFISVLVLNHYNRNLDIKSKLVIDGLEQLLDMITGGSRR encoded by the coding sequence ATGAATACTAAACCTGTTACGTCCAATCTAAAGTGCGCATGGAGTACGGCCAATTCGGTTCTTTTCGATTTCGACGGTGTACTTGCGGACAGTGAACCATTTTTCAGAAAATCATGGAACATCGCTCTTGAACCGTGGAATCATTGCATTTCGAAGCAGGACTACTGGAAATACTGGTCCTCCCTCGGAGAAGGTCTTGATGGCGAGATTCTCAGGTGCGGTCTGGAGGGGTTGGATATCCAGCGCATAAGAAAGAGACAAAAGAAAGCCTACGAGGGATTTGTGAATGATGGTCTTGTTCCTCTGTTTCCACAGACCGCGCGACTGCTTGAAATTCTTTCCTCAAAGGAATTTTCTTTTAAACGCCCCTACGGAATAGCTTCCAATACTCCTTTCAATCTCGTCCGGAAGATCCTGATTGCGGGAGGAGCGCCGGTCCCCCTCGTAGTTGGTGGAGACAGACTCAGAAAAAAACCATCTCCGGACATTTTCCTGCGGGCATCTTCAATACTTGGCTGCAATCCTTCATCGACTCTTGTGTTCGAGGACTCGTGGAAAGGCATAACTGCAGCTGAGGGGGGAGGGTTTATCAGTGTACTTGTACTGAATCATTACAACAGGAACCTTGATATCAAAAGCAAATTGGTTATCGATGGACTGGAGCAGCTTCTTGATATGATAACCGGGGGGAGCAGGCGATGA